The Fructilactobacillus ixorae genome has a window encoding:
- a CDS encoding FAD/NAD(P)-binding protein, protein MNIALIGAGPRGILILANLQRHSSANQHLHVDWFDPAPIGGAVWDPGQDPTLIMNSPAQLVTLYNDYDQAAPSGPTFYQWTQAAATQLFLQHKRFNPEIAASATALQANDYAPRALFGAYAQWVTEQLLAKLPAGLTVTYHQTAVTNLTRQPAGYLVHTATATYPADQIVLSTGNTSNQPSPAETALADYGTDHGLRYLGPKLPNQADLMAVQPHQPVIIRGLGLSFFDYVTKLTTGRGGHFTETSAHQLEYHPSGQEPQIIAGSRRGVPYYPKPINQDQVGETHPHYFLTPANIDQHLVNGHLPGPVFLELLQAEIELRYYQILLANQDQSEKTINDFTNGFVTAPDRAQFVQSAGIPADKRWNWDTILNPVAGTKIETTQTYQQTLLKWMDQIMADAQQGSHQAPITGALTLVIELRPLLQQLVITGTFTPDDYVHDFVGRFVPSSSFLTAGPPLLRYRQLAALIKAQIVTIVGPQLRIVGAQQQFNAFSHFYPHERFHAQALLEARVPNQNLERTASPLLKNLRQQGLVRPASLPLQTGQLFQSGAIDVDLATYQARQADGSSMPGLFIWGLPLSGLEWMTTALPHPVANDHNFAVANLITKQVLAHQ, encoded by the coding sequence ATGAACATTGCATTAATTGGGGCGGGACCCCGGGGGATCCTGATCCTCGCGAACTTACAGCGCCACTCCTCCGCGAACCAGCACCTTCACGTCGACTGGTTTGATCCGGCCCCCATCGGTGGCGCCGTGTGGGATCCAGGCCAAGACCCTACCCTCATTATGAATTCACCGGCTCAACTAGTTACCCTGTATAACGATTACGACCAAGCAGCCCCCAGTGGTCCTACCTTTTACCAGTGGACCCAAGCCGCAGCTACCCAACTGTTCTTACAGCACAAGCGCTTCAACCCGGAAATTGCCGCGAGCGCCACAGCCTTACAAGCCAACGACTATGCACCGCGTGCCCTCTTTGGTGCGTACGCCCAGTGGGTCACGGAGCAGCTTCTGGCGAAGCTCCCGGCGGGCTTAACCGTCACTTACCACCAGACCGCGGTTACGAACCTTACTAGGCAACCCGCCGGCTATCTGGTGCACACTGCTACCGCAACGTATCCGGCCGACCAAATCGTTTTAAGCACGGGCAATACGTCCAATCAACCAAGCCCAGCCGAAACCGCTTTGGCCGACTATGGAACTGACCATGGACTCCGGTATCTTGGTCCCAAACTCCCGAACCAGGCGGACCTAATGGCCGTTCAACCGCACCAACCGGTCATCATCCGGGGACTCGGTCTCTCCTTCTTTGACTACGTTACCAAGCTCACCACGGGCCGCGGCGGCCACTTTACCGAAACTAGCGCACACCAACTAGAATACCATCCGAGTGGGCAGGAACCCCAGATTATCGCCGGTTCCAGGCGGGGCGTTCCTTACTACCCAAAACCGATTAATCAGGACCAAGTTGGCGAAACCCATCCCCATTATTTCCTGACCCCGGCTAACATCGACCAGCATCTGGTTAACGGCCATCTGCCGGGCCCCGTTTTCTTAGAACTGCTCCAGGCAGAAATTGAACTGCGCTACTACCAAATTCTGCTCGCCAATCAGGACCAGTCGGAAAAGACAATTAATGACTTCACAAATGGTTTTGTCACAGCACCGGACCGCGCTCAGTTCGTGCAAAGTGCAGGAATCCCCGCCGATAAGCGGTGGAACTGGGACACCATTTTAAACCCCGTGGCGGGCACCAAGATTGAAACAACGCAGACGTACCAGCAGACCCTCTTAAAGTGGATGGATCAGATCATGGCTGATGCCCAGCAAGGTTCGCACCAGGCCCCTATCACGGGCGCACTCACGTTAGTCATTGAACTGCGACCCCTGCTCCAACAGCTGGTGATTACGGGAACGTTCACGCCAGATGACTACGTGCACGACTTTGTGGGCCGGTTCGTGCCCAGCAGTAGTTTTCTCACTGCCGGGCCACCCTTACTGCGTTACCGCCAACTAGCTGCCCTGATCAAGGCGCAGATTGTCACCATCGTCGGTCCCCAACTCCGCATTGTCGGTGCCCAGCAACAGTTTAACGCCTTCTCGCACTTCTACCCTCACGAGCGCTTTCATGCCCAAGCACTACTCGAAGCACGGGTTCCCAACCAAAACCTGGAGCGGACCGCTAGTCCCCTGCTGAAAAACCTGCGCCAGCAAGGCCTTGTGCGTCCCGCTTCCCTGCCACTGCAAACAGGCCAGTTGTTTCAAAGTGGCGCCATCGACGTCGATTTAGCGACCTATCAAGCGCGCCAAGCTGACGGTAGTTCCATGCCCGGCTTGTTTATCTGGGGATTACCACTTAGCGGGTTGGAATGGATGACCACTGCCCTCCCGCATCCCGTCGCCAACGACCATAATTTTGCCGTTGCCAACTTGATTACCAAGCAAGTATTAGCCCATCAATAA
- a CDS encoding LBP_cg2779 family protein: MAHIDEAFSNLATELIKYEEKHNFDDNQMAVALHMTVERYHDIKSMWSQPDADETKLIQDFLLHNK, translated from the coding sequence ATGGCACACATTGACGAAGCGTTTAGTAACCTCGCCACTGAACTAATTAAATACGAAGAAAAGCATAATTTTGATGACAATCAAATGGCCGTTGCCCTCCACATGACGGTGGAACGCTACCATGACATCAAAAGCATGTGGTCCCAACCAGACGCGGATGAAACCAAGCTGATTCAGGACTTCTTACTTCACAATAAATAA
- a CDS encoding NADP-dependent oxidoreductase — protein sequence MEIPKQMKAFRFNHYGDIAENQRTAVPTVGPQDVLVYVRNSGLNPVDYKIQAGKLKPLFSFQLPLTMGNEFAGEVVQVGSQVQNFVVGDRVYGRPDNEHTGTLADYIAVPAQEIARLPDDLDFQAASGVPLTGLTSYQALVELGHVQPGQKVFIQAGAGGIGTMAIQIAKALGAYVTTTASPEKTALVRSLGADQVINYHENYFADVLFHYDVVFDTLGGKYLRDSFKIVRPGGHVVTINGLPTYQFGQQHGCGLAKSLLFGAVSAPLRRLARKHRVHYDFLIMHPSGPQLQVLSQLIEAETLLPIIDRIYAFGETQAAYDYLESGHAQGKVIVNVNN from the coding sequence ATGGAAATTCCCAAGCAAATGAAAGCCTTTCGTTTTAATCATTACGGTGACATCGCCGAGAACCAGCGCACGGCGGTTCCCACCGTTGGACCGCAGGACGTGCTAGTGTACGTTCGTAATTCCGGGTTAAACCCGGTCGACTATAAAATTCAAGCGGGGAAGCTTAAACCCCTCTTTTCGTTTCAGTTACCCCTGACCATGGGAAATGAGTTTGCAGGAGAAGTCGTGCAGGTTGGCAGTCAGGTTCAGAACTTTGTGGTCGGTGACCGGGTCTATGGTCGTCCGGATAACGAGCACACGGGGACGTTAGCCGATTACATTGCGGTTCCCGCGCAGGAAATAGCCCGGTTACCCGATGATCTAGACTTTCAGGCGGCGAGTGGAGTCCCCCTGACGGGTCTGACCAGTTATCAGGCGCTCGTTGAACTGGGGCACGTGCAACCCGGGCAAAAGGTCTTCATTCAAGCCGGCGCCGGAGGAATTGGAACGATGGCTATCCAAATTGCGAAAGCGTTGGGTGCCTACGTTACCACCACGGCGAGTCCCGAGAAGACCGCGCTGGTGCGCTCGCTGGGTGCCGACCAGGTGATTAACTATCACGAGAACTACTTTGCGGATGTGTTGTTTCACTACGATGTGGTGTTTGACACCCTCGGTGGCAAGTACCTCCGCGACAGCTTTAAAATCGTGCGTCCCGGTGGGCACGTGGTCACGATTAATGGGTTACCAACCTATCAATTCGGGCAGCAACACGGCTGTGGCCTAGCGAAGTCTTTGTTGTTTGGGGCGGTTAGTGCCCCGCTGCGACGCCTCGCCCGGAAACACCGAGTGCACTATGACTTTTTGATCATGCATCCGAGTGGCCCCCAACTGCAAGTGCTTAGTCAGTTAATCGAAGCCGAAACGTTACTACCAATCATCGATCGGATCTATGCCTTTGGCGAAACCCAGGCCGCCTATGACTACCTTGAAAGTGGGCACGCTCAGGGGAAAGTGATTGTAAACGTGAATAACTAG
- a CDS encoding aldo/keto reductase has translation METYTLANGMQIPKLGFGTYKLTGFSGAMAIKSAINHGYRLLDSAYNYENEGALGKGIRDADVSRSDLLVTSKLPGRYYHYDAAIRTIQESLYRSGLDYFDLYLLHWPNPKDDHYVEAWQALIAAQQFGLVRTIGVCNFLPAHLDRLSRETGVLPQINQVELHPYFNQLEQRQYDEAHEILTEAWSPLGRANELLADPTLVQLAQKYDKSVVQLILRWEIQLNTLPIPKASSDQNQLSNLDLFDFTISAADMDQINHLTKPDGRTHDQDPATYEEF, from the coding sequence ATGGAAACTTATACTTTAGCCAACGGGATGCAGATCCCAAAGCTTGGCTTTGGCACGTACAAATTAACAGGGTTTAGCGGTGCCATGGCCATCAAATCTGCCATTAATCACGGTTATCGCCTGCTCGATAGTGCCTATAACTATGAAAACGAAGGCGCGCTCGGCAAGGGGATTCGGGATGCGGACGTCAGTCGGTCTGACTTACTGGTCACCTCTAAGTTACCCGGCCGTTACTATCACTATGACGCCGCCATTCGGACCATTCAAGAATCACTTTATCGTAGTGGCTTGGACTATTTTGATCTTTATTTGCTTCATTGGCCAAACCCCAAGGACGATCACTACGTGGAAGCTTGGCAAGCATTAATTGCCGCCCAACAATTTGGCTTAGTTCGGACCATTGGGGTCTGCAACTTCTTACCAGCTCATTTAGACCGCCTCAGCCGGGAAACCGGGGTGCTCCCGCAAATTAACCAAGTGGAACTCCACCCGTACTTCAACCAGCTCGAACAGCGCCAGTACGACGAAGCGCATGAGATTCTCACCGAAGCCTGGAGTCCGTTAGGGCGAGCGAACGAGCTGTTAGCTGATCCCACGCTCGTGCAGCTGGCGCAAAAGTACGATAAAAGCGTCGTCCAGTTGATTTTACGGTGGGAAATCCAATTAAACACCTTGCCGATTCCCAAGGCTTCTAGTGATCAAAATCAGCTTAGTAATCTGGATCTGTTTGACTTTACCATCAGCGCCGCGGACATGGACCAAATCAACCACCTAACCAAGCCCGATGGTCGGACGCACGACCAGGATCCCGCAACCTACGAAGAATTTTAA
- a CDS encoding asparaginase: protein MKKILAIHTGGTISMSLNEQGGVVQNEQNPLDNNEGLGLTGIEVETDELLNLPSPHMTPNAMLKIKTRIQQAAAAGIDGVVVTHGTDTLEETAYFLDLTLPNTIPVVVTGAMRSSNEIGADGVFNFKSAVEVAASDAARNKGVLVVFNTGIYSARYVTKTHTTSVDTFKDPIYGTLGTVDHDQVIFAQQLIGSEYTEIDHVVEGVYLVKAYAGMTGELFDAINAAKPRGVVIEAMGAGNLPAVTLPAVQRLLDQQVPVVLVSRCFSGYAQPIYAYPGGGIELQSMGIVFCEQLNGPKARMKLIVGLSCGKSGRTLAEYMANALS from the coding sequence ATGAAAAAAATTTTAGCAATCCACACTGGTGGAACGATTTCCATGTCCCTGAATGAGCAGGGGGGCGTGGTGCAAAACGAACAGAATCCGCTTGATAATAATGAAGGATTAGGGTTAACGGGGATTGAAGTCGAAACGGATGAACTGTTGAACCTTCCGTCGCCCCACATGACCCCCAACGCCATGTTAAAGATTAAAACCCGGATTCAACAAGCAGCGGCCGCCGGGATTGATGGGGTCGTCGTGACCCACGGAACCGATACCCTCGAAGAAACAGCCTACTTTTTGGATTTGACGTTACCCAACACGATTCCAGTGGTGGTGACGGGGGCGATGCGCTCTTCTAATGAAATTGGTGCCGATGGAGTCTTTAACTTTAAGAGTGCCGTGGAGGTAGCAGCTTCCGATGCCGCTCGTAACAAGGGAGTTTTAGTGGTCTTTAATACGGGGATTTATTCGGCTCGGTACGTGACGAAGACCCACACGACGAGCGTCGACACCTTTAAAGATCCGATTTATGGGACGCTGGGGACCGTCGACCATGACCAAGTGATTTTTGCCCAACAATTAATTGGAAGCGAGTATACTGAGATTGACCATGTGGTCGAAGGGGTTTACCTGGTGAAAGCCTACGCTGGCATGACGGGCGAACTCTTTGACGCCATTAATGCGGCCAAGCCACGGGGCGTGGTGATTGAAGCAATGGGCGCGGGGAATTTGCCCGCAGTGACGCTCCCCGCTGTGCAACGGCTGTTAGATCAGCAGGTGCCGGTGGTGCTTGTGTCCCGGTGCTTTAGTGGTTATGCCCAACCCATCTACGCCTATCCCGGCGGGGGCATTGAGTTACAGTCCATGGGAATCGTGTTTTGTGAGCAACTCAACGGTCCCAAAGCCCGGATGAAGTTGATCGTGGGTTTGAGCTGTGGCAAATCCGGTCGCACCCTAGCAGAGTACATGGCCAACGCACTTTCGTAG
- a CDS encoding ATP-dependent DNA helicase, with the protein MQTVGVRELVGFMLRSGDLNSALSSFNTPQAGARIHQRLQRKRPQAYQAEYALQTEVTCAGDPLLIHGRADGAILHETSAELEEIKSSDVEFSQLPANQLTLYWGQVKLYAALLMRKQPQLTQVTMTLTYVQTPDEITTQTEQLIERDAALNFLTSIVNEYGEWRKLQQRLASERQQSAQTLTFPFPAYRAGQRELAAAVYKAAVRGKQLLAEAPTGTGKTISTLFPAIKAFATTPLERIFYLTAKQSTRRVAEAALDQLRQHGLRLKSITLTAKEQIQFLEEQTLPPEENPYFLGYYDRLKPALKAILTEHRHLTPALIQTYARQYILDPFEFSLDVSQFCDVIIGDYNYLFDPVVRLQRFFAATNDRQFFLVDEAHNLVDRARAMYSTSLSAKDLTPILALIPENKANHAVRLKLKNLRRHFRRLQTALEAGELQSNNVALDDGFTSAVNQLTTALRQWLPQQPAKPQLDPILQFFFACTTYLKITELFGSNFRFRLVQQEHHLTVRLFCLDAAPFISEQLDAGRGAVLFSATLSPLDYYQQVLGDNPETLKYQLPSPFPTNSQTILIATYINTTYNQRTNSLAKIIASIHELVTSRPGNYLIFAPSHAYLEQIYAAYRQHFPTQTVVVQTAAMTTDERDQFLAAFQQPATQPVVGFALLGGLFSEGIDLVGDKLIGVAIVGVGLPGLNPETDLIQAYYEARTGQGFAFAYQLPGLNHVFQAAGRVVRSMQDHGVVLLLDQRFAQTRYRTWFPATWKHYHLVHNLSELQRQLQFFWHQHHDL; encoded by the coding sequence ATGCAAACGGTGGGGGTGCGTGAACTCGTAGGCTTTATGCTGCGCAGTGGCGATTTAAACAGTGCGTTAAGTAGTTTTAACACGCCCCAGGCTGGGGCTAGGATTCACCAGCGCCTCCAACGCAAGCGACCCCAGGCTTACCAGGCGGAGTATGCGTTGCAAACCGAAGTGACCTGTGCAGGCGACCCGTTGCTGATTCACGGGCGCGCCGATGGGGCTATCCTTCATGAAACCAGTGCCGAGTTAGAGGAAATCAAATCGTCGGACGTCGAGTTTAGCCAGCTACCCGCTAACCAACTCACCCTATACTGGGGGCAGGTGAAGCTCTATGCGGCGTTATTAATGCGCAAGCAACCCCAACTGACTCAGGTCACGATGACGTTAACCTACGTCCAAACTCCCGATGAAATCACGACGCAGACGGAGCAACTGATTGAGCGGGACGCGGCGCTCAACTTCTTAACTTCCATTGTTAACGAATACGGCGAGTGGCGCAAACTCCAACAACGGTTGGCCAGCGAGCGCCAGCAGTCCGCGCAGACCCTCACCTTCCCCTTTCCTGCCTATCGAGCCGGGCAACGGGAACTGGCAGCTGCCGTTTACAAAGCTGCGGTCCGGGGAAAGCAACTTCTCGCGGAAGCCCCCACCGGAACCGGGAAAACCATTTCCACCCTGTTTCCAGCCATCAAGGCCTTCGCCACGACTCCGCTGGAACGCATTTTCTACTTAACCGCCAAACAGAGTACCCGACGGGTTGCCGAAGCCGCCCTGGATCAGTTGCGTCAGCATGGGCTCCGGCTCAAAAGCATCACACTCACTGCTAAGGAGCAGATCCAATTTCTTGAGGAACAAACGCTCCCCCCCGAAGAAAATCCCTATTTTTTAGGATACTATGACCGGTTAAAACCCGCCCTCAAAGCGATTTTGACCGAGCACCGCCACCTGACTCCGGCTCTCATTCAAACTTACGCGCGTCAATACATACTGGATCCCTTTGAATTTTCGTTAGACGTCAGCCAGTTCTGTGACGTCATCATCGGCGACTATAACTACCTGTTTGATCCCGTCGTCCGGTTACAACGCTTCTTTGCGGCTACCAATGACCGCCAGTTCTTTTTGGTGGATGAAGCCCATAACCTGGTCGACCGCGCACGAGCAATGTACTCCACGAGTTTATCCGCAAAAGACCTCACGCCCATCCTAGCGCTAATTCCAGAAAATAAGGCTAATCATGCCGTTCGACTAAAGTTGAAAAACCTCCGGCGCCACTTTCGCCGGTTGCAAACCGCCCTGGAAGCAGGCGAACTCCAGTCCAACAACGTCGCCCTCGACGACGGCTTCACAAGCGCCGTGAACCAACTCACCACTGCGCTGCGCCAGTGGCTCCCCCAGCAGCCCGCGAAACCCCAGCTTGATCCAATCCTCCAGTTTTTCTTTGCCTGCACGACCTATTTAAAAATCACCGAACTTTTCGGCTCCAATTTCCGGTTTCGCTTGGTCCAGCAGGAGCACCACCTCACCGTGCGTCTCTTTTGTCTGGATGCCGCTCCGTTCATTAGTGAACAATTAGACGCCGGGCGGGGCGCCGTTCTGTTTTCCGCCACCCTCTCGCCCTTAGACTACTACCAACAAGTCTTAGGTGATAATCCCGAAACCTTGAAATATCAACTTCCATCCCCTTTTCCCACTAATTCACAAACTATATTGATTGCAACTTACATTAATACAACTTATAATCAAAGAACCAATAGTTTAGCAAAAATTATAGCCAGTATCCATGAATTAGTTACTAGTCGACCGGGTAACTACCTCATCTTTGCTCCATCCCATGCCTACTTAGAGCAAATTTACGCCGCCTATCGTCAGCACTTCCCCACCCAAACCGTCGTAGTCCAAACTGCTGCTATGACCACGGACGAGCGGGACCAGTTCCTAGCTGCGTTTCAGCAACCCGCAACGCAACCCGTGGTCGGCTTTGCCTTATTGGGGGGCCTTTTTTCGGAGGGAATTGATTTGGTCGGAGACAAACTGATTGGGGTTGCGATTGTTGGCGTTGGTCTGCCGGGACTCAATCCGGAAACCGACTTGATTCAAGCTTACTATGAAGCCCGAACCGGCCAGGGCTTTGCCTTTGCGTACCAACTCCCAGGTCTGAACCACGTCTTTCAGGCGGCCGGACGGGTGGTGCGTAGCATGCAGGATCACGGGGTGGTGTTACTGTTAGACCAACGCTTTGCCCAAACTCGGTACCGGACCTGGTTTCCAGCGACCTGGAAGCACTACCACCTCGTCCACAATTTATCCGAGTTACAGCGGCAGTTGCAGTTTTTTTGGCACCAACACCACGATTTGTAA
- a CDS encoding Fur family transcriptional regulator, producing MTDKRYEEAMNRLKENNVRITPQRQIILKYMIETDEHPSVETIFHILEKTFPNLSMATVYNNLRLFKKLNLIIEMPSSDGGYRYDFFDHPHLHAACDQCNKIFDIDDPDFDKINEHFTELAKKTGFDPKVTNVEIHGICAECQAKAE from the coding sequence ATGACTGACAAACGTTACGAAGAAGCAATGAACCGTTTAAAGGAGAATAACGTGCGTATCACTCCCCAACGGCAAATTATTTTGAAATACATGATTGAAACGGATGAACACCCGTCAGTGGAAACCATTTTCCACATCCTGGAAAAAACCTTTCCTAACCTAAGTATGGCAACGGTTTACAACAACCTGCGGTTATTTAAGAAGTTGAACCTAATCATCGAGATGCCTAGTTCTGACGGTGGGTACCGGTATGATTTCTTCGATCACCCCCACTTGCACGCTGCTTGCGACCAGTGCAACAAGATTTTTGACATCGATGACCCCGACTTCGACAAAATTAACGAGCATTTCACGGAACTCGCCAAAAAAACCGGCTTTGATCCGAAGGTGACGAACGTTGAAATTCACGGAATCTGTGCCGAATGCCAAGCTAAAGCTGAATAA